The genomic segment ATCAACAATAAAGTTGGGATGATGCTCACAAGCAAGACATATTGATTGATCATAAGAGGGACACTAACGAGGTAGCAGGTATAGAAGATGAGAATAATATAGAAGAGTTTGAAGCTAATGTAGAGCCTAGAGAAATTGAACCTAAATTTGATACTGATGAAGGAGACACTTCAAATAGTGATAATTTACCTTCTCAATGACGAACTAGGAGGCCACCAGTTTAGATATAAGACTATGAATCTAGCCAAGGTCTTTCTGATGAAGAAAATGCAAACATGACACATTTGGCTTTGTTAAGTGACAGTGACCCTATGACATTTAAAGAAGCAGTAAAGTCTGAGAAATGGAGGTATATCATGGATCAAGAAATGCAAGCCATAGAGAGGAATGATACATGGGAACTCACGATGCTGCCATTAGGAGAAAAAACCATAAGAGTGAAGTGGGTCTTTAAAACTAAGTTAAATGAAAATAGGGAAGTAAACAAGTACAAGGCAAGGTTAGTTGCTAAGGGGTACTGTCAGCAATATGAAATTGATTATGCTGAAGTATTCGTACCAGTGGCTCGCTGGGACACCATTCAAATTGTCATATCTCTTGCTGCACAGAAAAATTAGGTGATCTACCAACTTGATGTTAAGTCAGCCTTTCTACATGGGGAAATTAATGAAGACATTTATGTTGATCAACCTCTAGATTATGAATAGAAAGggcatgaatccaaggtctaTCAACTCAAAAAGGCTTTGTATGGACTCAAACAGGCTCCCAGAGCCTGATATAGTTGAATTAAGGCATATTTCATCAAAGAAGGCTTCACCAAATGTCCCTACAAGCACactttattcattaaaattgtTAGTgaatgtaaaatgttttttatatatctttatatTGATGATCTCATctttattggcaatgatcaatTGATGTTCGAACAACTTAAGAAATCTATGATGATTGAATTTGACATAACTGATCTTGGAAAAATGAGATACTTTCTTGGTATTGAAGTATTACAAAGAACATATGGTATTTTTATCAGTTAACAAAAGTATGCTCAAAAGGTTCTAGAGAGGTTCAATATGAATCAGTGCAACTCAGTACACAATCCGGTGGTCCCTGGTTTTAAACTCACAAAAGATGAAGAGGACATTGaagttgataatattttttacaagtaGATAGTGGGAAGTCTCATGTATTTAACCGCCACACATCCCGATTTGATGTTTATTGTCAGCTTGATTAGTAGATACATGGAATGTCCTACTAAGTCTCACTTG from the Populus nigra chromosome 1, ddPopNigr1.1, whole genome shotgun sequence genome contains:
- the LOC133705061 gene encoding uncharacterized mitochondrial protein AtMg00820-like, producing MTHLALLSDSDPMTFKEAVKSEKWRYIMDQEMQAIERNDTWELTMLPLGEKTIRVKWVFKTKLNENREVNKYKARLVAKGYCQQYEIDYAEVFVPVARWDTIQIVISLAAQKN